Proteins from a single region of Pseudomonas quebecensis:
- a CDS encoding PqiC family protein — protein MTFPFKATLLGALLALSACGSTPITFHTLTPAHANLPTVGGTGTIRIESLTVPPAVDRPQIVVRQGDTGIAILETQWWAASLADEMRSALVDQLANSNPRPPLLLRVDVQRFDSVPGQYARFDAQWRLRPASGTDRPSLLCRTTLQSPAGSGIDDVVLAHQNNLKRFAAQVSRAAASAAGQCPGTP, from the coding sequence ATGACGTTTCCGTTCAAAGCCACCCTGCTCGGCGCGTTGTTGGCGCTGTCGGCCTGCGGCAGCACGCCCATTACCTTCCATACGCTGACCCCGGCGCATGCGAATCTGCCCACGGTTGGCGGTACCGGCACGATCCGCATCGAGAGCCTCACGGTGCCGCCCGCCGTGGACCGACCGCAGATCGTGGTGCGCCAGGGCGACACGGGCATCGCCATCCTGGAAACCCAGTGGTGGGCCGCCAGCCTGGCGGACGAAATGCGCAGCGCGCTGGTGGATCAGTTGGCCAACAGCAATCCTCGGCCACCGCTGCTGTTGCGGGTCGACGTACAGCGCTTTGATTCCGTGCCTGGCCAGTACGCCCGGTTTGACGCCCAATGGCGTCTGCGGCCCGCCAGCGGCACTGACCGCCCGTCGCTGCTGTGCCGAACGACCTTGCAGTCGCCGGCGGGCAGCGGCATTGACGATGTGGTGTTGGCCCATCAGAACAACCTCAAGCGCTTCGCGGCACAGGTCAGCCGGGCAGCCGCCAGCGCTGCTGGCCAGTGCCCAGGCACACCGTAG
- a CDS encoding paraquat-inducible protein A — MNTPPTASELNLCLCHSCGLAADISAAPGECERCGAPLHRRKVRSLTRTWAYMLTALAFYVPANVLPVMNTSLFGSGADSTIMSGVLEFWQHGAWDIALIIFIASIAVPGIKFVSLALLLVTVQRNSLWARKERSKLFRFVELIGYWSMLDVIVVALVAALVKFQALGTIEPRLGILFFGLVVVFTMLAAMSFDPRLIWEPPHTKETSDDVPH; from the coding sequence GTGAATACCCCGCCGACCGCCAGCGAACTCAACCTGTGCCTGTGCCACAGCTGCGGCCTGGCGGCTGACATCAGCGCAGCCCCCGGCGAATGCGAACGCTGCGGCGCGCCCCTGCACCGGCGCAAGGTCCGCTCGCTCACTCGCACCTGGGCCTACATGCTCACGGCGCTGGCCTTTTATGTACCGGCCAATGTGCTGCCGGTGATGAATACCAGCCTGTTCGGCTCGGGCGCCGACAGCACCATCATGAGCGGGGTTCTGGAGTTCTGGCAGCACGGCGCGTGGGACATCGCGCTGATCATTTTTATCGCCAGCATCGCCGTGCCGGGGATCAAGTTCGTTTCTCTGGCGCTGCTGCTGGTGACCGTGCAACGCAACAGCCTGTGGGCGCGCAAGGAGCGCTCGAAGCTGTTCCGTTTTGTCGAGCTGATTGGCTACTGGTCGATGCTGGATGTCATCGTGGTCGCGCTGGTGGCCGCGCTGGTGAAGTTTCAGGCGCTGGGCACTATCGAGCCGCGCCTGGGCATTCTGTTTTTCGGCCTGGTGGTTGTATTTACCATGTTGGCTGCGATGAGCTTCGACCCGAGGCTGATCTGGGAACCCCCGCACACTAAGGAGACCTCGGATGACGTCCCGCACTGA
- a CDS encoding YraN family protein produces the protein MPERSRAQSGKDAELQALNYLQQQGLRLLAQNWLCKRGELDLVMLDGDTVVFVEVRYRKHAQWGGALASIDGRKRQKLILAAQFFLQKEHRWADSPCRFDVVAIESTPSGTADLNWLPNAFDS, from the coding sequence ATGCCCGAGCGGTCCCGCGCGCAAAGCGGCAAGGATGCCGAACTTCAAGCTCTGAACTACCTGCAGCAACAGGGTCTGCGCCTTCTGGCGCAGAACTGGTTGTGTAAACGCGGCGAGCTTGATCTGGTCATGCTTGACGGCGATACAGTAGTATTCGTCGAAGTCCGCTACAGGAAACACGCACAATGGGGTGGCGCGCTCGCCAGTATCGACGGGCGCAAGCGTCAAAAGCTGATACTCGCCGCGCAGTTTTTCCTGCAAAAAGAGCATCGCTGGGCCGACTCCCCCTGCCGTTTCGATGTGGTCGCCATAGAAAGCACACCGTCGGGGACGGCTGATCTGAACTGGCTGCCCAATGCCTTCGACAGCTGA
- a CDS encoding OmpA family protein — MFTPRRLLVVATAVALLSGCASPNPYDGSSQGQANNESGGMSKTAKYGGLGALAGALAGAAIDHNHRGKGALIGAVVAGAGAAGYGYYADQQEKKLRESMANTGVEVQRQGDQIKLIMPGNITFATNSDAISSSFYQPLNNLANSLKQFNQNTIQIVGYTDSTGSRQLNMDLSQRRAQSVANYLTSQGVSPANLSARGAGPDNPIASNADVNGRAQNRRVEVNLGPIPGQQYGQPAQQQAPQQNNQFQGNPYQQYQ, encoded by the coding sequence ATGTTCACTCCGCGTCGTCTGCTTGTTGTCGCTACCGCCGTAGCCCTGTTGTCCGGCTGCGCTTCCCCTAATCCTTATGACGGCAGCAGCCAGGGACAGGCGAATAATGAATCCGGCGGTATGAGCAAGACCGCCAAGTATGGTGGCCTGGGCGCTCTGGCCGGGGCATTGGCCGGTGCCGCCATCGACCACAACCACCGTGGCAAGGGCGCGCTGATCGGCGCAGTGGTGGCCGGTGCAGGTGCCGCCGGCTATGGCTACTACGCCGACCAGCAGGAAAAGAAACTGCGCGAAAGCATGGCCAATACCGGAGTCGAAGTGCAGCGCCAGGGCGACCAGATCAAATTGATCATGCCGGGTAACATCACCTTCGCCACCAACTCCGACGCGATTTCCAGCAGTTTCTACCAGCCGCTGAACAACTTGGCCAATTCGCTCAAGCAGTTCAATCAGAACACCATCCAGATTGTCGGCTACACCGACAGCACCGGCAGCCGCCAGTTGAACATGGACCTGTCCCAGCGTCGCGCTCAGAGCGTGGCCAATTACCTGACGTCCCAAGGCGTGAGTCCGGCCAACCTGAGCGCGCGCGGCGCCGGTCCGGATAACCCGATCGCCAGCAACGCGGACGTCAATGGCCGTGCCCAGAACCGTCGGGTCGAGGTCAACCTGGGTCCTATCCCAGGCCAGCAGTATGGCCAGCCGGCCCAGCAGCAGGCACCGCAGCAAAATAACCAGTTCCAGGGCAACCCGTACCAGCAGTACCAGTAA
- a CDS encoding penicillin-binding protein activator, translating to MIACLRLLSALCLAALLAACASSPSSSLGELPRTPDASIEQLLEQATSAKTPEKAALLRLSAADLAYHQNNPGRSAQILAQVPLEALKPAAQVFASTLAAELAMTRNQPKAALTALSHPSLQSLKDLPAEQQIRTGTVHARAYEADGQTLAAARERVAMASLLTGDAAHANHDAIWALIAALPAEQLQASGNPILDGWITLAQSVKSAGTLEQQQAAIDTWRAQNPNHPAALQLPTPLTKLKELASQPLNKIALLLPQDGPLASVGKALREGFMAAHYQAEQAGQKPPVIEFYDSSRLTSLDDFYAKAQAAGVQLVVGPLEKPLVKQLSARPQLPITTLALNYAETDQAPPQLFQFGLAAEDEAREVSRRARADGLHRAAAMVPRGEWGERVYKAFRQDWEANGGTVMGVEYVDQPVALAQQIADLFQLRKSEARAKSLQNTVGTDVAAQPSRRQDIEFIFLAVTPQLAQQIKPTLNFQYAGDVPVYATSHVFSASGDKNQYLDMTNVMFCETPWLLNTTDPLRNQVAAQWPQANGSLGRLYAMGVDAYRLAPRLGQLKALPDTRVDGLSGNLGISGNQRVDRQMPWAKFVGGQVQRLPDTPR from the coding sequence ATGATCGCTTGCCTGCGGCTGCTCTCCGCCCTCTGCCTCGCTGCCCTACTGGCCGCCTGCGCCAGCTCGCCCTCGTCCAGCCTTGGCGAGCTTCCTCGGACCCCGGACGCCAGTATCGAGCAACTGCTCGAACAGGCCACCTCCGCCAAGACGCCGGAAAAGGCCGCACTGTTGCGCCTGAGTGCAGCTGACCTGGCCTACCACCAGAATAATCCTGGCCGCTCGGCGCAGATTCTTGCACAAGTGCCCCTGGAGGCTCTCAAGCCTGCCGCACAGGTGTTTGCCAGCACACTGGCTGCCGAGCTGGCGATGACGCGCAACCAGCCCAAGGCCGCGTTGACGGCATTGAGCCACCCGAGCCTGCAAAGCCTCAAGGACTTGCCTGCCGAGCAGCAGATTCGCACCGGTACCGTTCATGCCCGCGCTTATGAGGCCGACGGCCAGACCCTGGCCGCCGCCCGTGAGCGTGTCGCCATGGCCTCGTTGCTGACCGGCGACGCCGCGCATGCCAACCATGACGCCATCTGGGCGCTGATTGCCGCCCTGCCGGCCGAGCAGTTGCAAGCCAGCGGCAACCCTATCCTCGATGGCTGGATCACCCTGGCTCAATCGGTCAAGAGCGCCGGCACCCTGGAGCAACAGCAGGCCGCCATCGACACCTGGCGCGCGCAGAACCCCAACCATCCGGCGGCGCTGCAATTGCCGACGCCGCTGACCAAGCTTAAGGAACTGGCCAGCCAGCCCCTGAACAAGATCGCCCTGCTGCTGCCACAAGACGGCCCGCTGGCCTCCGTGGGCAAGGCGTTGCGCGAAGGCTTCATGGCGGCCCATTACCAGGCCGAACAGGCCGGGCAGAAGCCGCCGGTCATTGAGTTCTATGACAGCTCCCGCTTGACCTCCCTCGACGATTTCTACGCCAAGGCCCAGGCCGCCGGCGTGCAACTGGTGGTCGGCCCGCTGGAGAAGCCACTCGTCAAGCAGCTCAGCGCGCGACCTCAACTGCCGATCACCACCCTGGCGCTGAATTACGCCGAAACCGATCAAGCTCCGCCGCAGCTGTTCCAGTTCGGCCTGGCCGCCGAAGACGAAGCCCGCGAAGTCTCGCGCCGCGCCCGTGCCGATGGCCTGCACCGCGCCGCAGCCATGGTGCCGCGTGGCGAATGGGGCGAGCGTGTCTACAAGGCGTTCCGCCAGGATTGGGAAGCCAACGGCGGTACGGTCATGGGTGTGGAGTATGTGGATCAGCCCGTGGCCCTGGCCCAGCAGATTGCCGACCTGTTCCAGCTGCGTAAAAGCGAAGCCCGCGCCAAGAGCCTGCAAAACACCGTTGGCACCGATGTGGCGGCACAACCTTCACGTCGCCAGGACATCGAGTTCATCTTCCTGGCCGTAACCCCGCAACTGGCCCAGCAGATCAAGCCGACCCTCAACTTCCAGTACGCCGGCGACGTGCCGGTGTATGCAACATCCCACGTATTCAGCGCCAGCGGCGACAAGAACCAGTACCTGGACATGACCAACGTGATGTTCTGCGAAACGCCTTGGCTGCTCAACACCACCGACCCGCTGCGCAACCAGGTCGCCGCGCAATGGCCACAAGCCAATGGCAGCCTCGGCCGCCTGTATGCGATGGGCGTCGATGCCTATCGCCTGGCGCCACGCCTGGGCCAGCTCAAGGCGCTGCCGGACACTCGGGTGGATGGCCTGTCGGGCAATCTGGGCATCAGCGGCAACCAGCGCGTCGACCGCCAGATGCCTTGGGCCAAGTTCGTCGGCGGCCAGGTCCAACGCCTGCCGGACACCCCGCGCTGA
- a CDS encoding MBL fold metallo-hydrolase has protein sequence MNIEHNALIRETFPVGPLQCNCTIIGDPVTKKAIVVDPGGNPERILARLDALGLKVVSIIHTHAHLDHFLASGQLKEKTGATLHLHKEDQFLWDNLEMQCQMFGVPYTPVPSPDRWLADDEALACGCGVALHTPGHTPGSMSFWFADAKLLIAGDTLFRRGVGRTDLWGGDQATIVRSIKQRLYTLDEDAIVVTGHGPDTRLGDEMRENPFVRA, from the coding sequence ATGAATATTGAACACAACGCCCTTATCCGCGAAACCTTCCCGGTCGGCCCGTTGCAGTGCAACTGCACGATCATCGGCGACCCCGTCACCAAAAAAGCCATCGTGGTCGATCCGGGCGGCAACCCGGAACGGATCCTGGCGCGGCTCGATGCGCTGGGCCTGAAGGTGGTGAGCATCATTCATACCCATGCCCATCTCGATCACTTCCTCGCTTCGGGTCAATTGAAAGAGAAAACCGGCGCCACCCTGCATCTGCACAAGGAAGACCAATTCCTGTGGGACAACCTGGAGATGCAATGCCAGATGTTTGGGGTGCCCTATACGCCAGTGCCGTCGCCCGACCGCTGGCTGGCCGATGATGAGGCCTTGGCCTGCGGCTGCGGCGTGGCTTTGCACACGCCTGGGCATACGCCGGGATCGATGAGTTTCTGGTTCGCCGATGCCAAATTGCTGATTGCCGGTGACACCTTGTTCCGCCGCGGCGTGGGGCGTACGGATCTGTGGGGTGGCGATCAGGCGACCATTGTGCGTTCGATCAAGCAGCGCCTGTATACCCTGGACGAGGATGCCATCGTGGTGACGGGGCACGGGCCGGATACGCGGCTGGGGGATGAGATGCGCGAGAACCCGTTCGTTCGGGCTTGA
- a CDS encoding phosphoheptose isomerase — MDMQSRIRQLFQASIDTKQQAMDVLAPHIEQASQVMVNALLNEGKMLSCGNGGSAGDAQHFSSELLNRFERERPSLPAIALTTDSSTITSIANDYSYNEIFSKQIRALGQPGDVLLAISTSGNSANIIQAIQAAHDREMIVVALTGRDGGGMASLLLPEDVEIRVPATVTARIQEVHLLAIHCLCDLIDSQLFGSEE, encoded by the coding sequence ATGGACATGCAATCCCGAATTCGCCAGCTATTCCAGGCCAGCATCGACACCAAGCAACAGGCGATGGACGTACTTGCACCGCACATCGAGCAAGCCAGTCAAGTCATGGTCAATGCCTTGCTCAACGAGGGCAAAATGCTTTCGTGCGGCAACGGCGGTTCAGCCGGCGACGCCCAGCACTTTTCCTCCGAGCTGCTCAACCGCTTCGAGCGCGAGCGCCCGAGCCTGCCGGCCATTGCCTTGACCACCGATTCGTCGACGATCACCTCGATCGCCAACGACTACAGCTACAACGAGATCTTCTCCAAGCAGATCCGCGCCCTGGGCCAGCCGGGCGATGTGCTGCTGGCGATTTCCACCAGCGGCAACTCGGCCAACATTATTCAAGCGATCCAGGCCGCACATGATCGCGAAATGATTGTCGTAGCATTGACCGGACGCGACGGCGGCGGCATGGCCTCGCTGCTGCTGCCAGAAGATGTGGAGATTCGCGTTCCGGCCACTGTCACTGCACGTATCCAGGAAGTCCACCTGCTGGCGATCCACTGCCTGTGCGATCTGATCGACAGCCAACTGTTCGGGAGTGAAGAATGA
- a CDS encoding BON domain-containing protein gives MTVNRLSLLAMTLCLAISGCSTAITATRDTPIQDDKGTRTFGSKIDDSLIETKVEVNVAKAAPDLGNGASRIVVTSFNGVVLLAGQTPRADLKAQAEQAAAAVQRVKKVHNELQVMDPITLLAISNDALLTTKIKAQMLTDNAIPGSRIKVVTDNGIVYLMGLLTQAEATRAANLVQGVSGVQKIVKVFEYID, from the coding sequence ATGACCGTTAACCGCCTCAGCCTTTTGGCCATGACGCTGTGCCTTGCCATCAGCGGCTGCAGCACGGCAATCACCGCGACACGCGACACCCCCATCCAGGACGACAAGGGCACGCGTACCTTCGGCAGCAAGATCGACGACTCTCTGATCGAAACCAAAGTCGAGGTCAACGTCGCCAAAGCCGCGCCGGACCTGGGCAATGGTGCCTCGCGCATCGTCGTCACCAGTTTCAACGGTGTGGTACTGCTCGCCGGCCAAACGCCCCGCGCCGATCTTAAGGCCCAGGCCGAGCAAGCCGCAGCGGCCGTGCAACGCGTGAAGAAGGTGCATAACGAATTGCAGGTGATGGACCCGATCACCCTGCTGGCCATCAGCAATGACGCGCTGCTGACCACCAAGATCAAGGCGCAGATGCTCACCGACAACGCCATCCCAGGCTCGCGCATCAAAGTCGTCACCGATAACGGTATCGTCTACCTGATGGGCCTGCTGACCCAGGCGGAAGCCACCCGCGCCGCCAATCTGGTACAGGGCGTATCTGGCGTGCAGAAGATCGTTAAGGTGTTCGAATACATCGATTGA
- a CDS encoding intermembrane transport protein PqiB, protein MTSRTDAAKTPGSPAIKTRRFSVSLVWIVPIVAVLVGISLVVHSVLQQGPTITLNFKTGSGLTANKTEVKYRNVVIGQVTDVALSGDQKSVNATVQLAKQAESFTRADSQFWVVRPRIGAGGVSGIDTLLSGDYIGADIGQSETRARQFKGLENPPPITYGEPGKRFTLHTQTLGSLDIGSPVYYRKIEVGQVVAYKLDAEGKGVDIEVFVHAPNDAYVTQNTRFWNASGIDLSVGANGFALKTESLSSMLVGGIAFLAPPYSPNDKPADEEQTFELFDDQVSALAPPTGDGQYMALRFDQALRGLKVGAPVEFLGIEFGKVVSVNLDFDAKKRSFPLNVGIVIYPQLLGQAHTKLLKTMNNDPKDEAAGVRLIGSFIENGLRAQARSGNLLTGQLYIALDFYPKADKVTFDPTLRPVSIPTIPGNLEQLQEKLESIVNKINQLPIERIAGNLDSNLVELRKGLTQFNAKTLPGVQTTLADVSKTLQSANATLAEDSPQREQLTQTLDELGRMSRSLRELSDYLGRHPESLIRGRPDNAAPLNLQGPPRK, encoded by the coding sequence ATGACGTCCCGCACTGACGCTGCGAAAACGCCCGGATCGCCGGCCATCAAGACCCGGCGCTTCAGTGTGTCGCTGGTTTGGATCGTGCCGATCGTTGCGGTATTGGTGGGGATTTCGCTGGTGGTCCACAGCGTCCTGCAGCAGGGCCCGACCATCACGCTTAACTTCAAGACCGGCAGCGGGCTGACAGCGAATAAAACCGAGGTCAAGTACCGCAACGTGGTGATCGGCCAAGTGACCGATGTGGCCCTGAGCGGCGATCAGAAAAGCGTCAACGCGACCGTGCAGTTGGCCAAGCAGGCCGAAAGTTTCACGCGCGCCGACTCGCAGTTCTGGGTGGTACGCCCGCGCATCGGCGCGGGTGGCGTTTCCGGTATCGACACGCTGTTGTCCGGCGACTATATCGGTGCCGACATCGGCCAGTCCGAGACCCGCGCCAGGCAGTTCAAGGGCCTGGAAAACCCGCCGCCGATCACCTACGGAGAACCGGGCAAACGTTTTACGTTGCATACGCAGACCCTGGGCTCGCTGGATATCGGCTCGCCGGTGTACTACCGCAAAATCGAGGTCGGCCAAGTGGTGGCCTACAAACTGGATGCCGAAGGCAAAGGGGTCGATATCGAAGTGTTCGTGCATGCGCCCAATGATGCGTACGTCACGCAGAACACCCGCTTCTGGAACGCCAGTGGGATCGACCTGAGTGTCGGCGCCAATGGCTTCGCGCTGAAAACCGAATCGCTGTCGTCCATGCTGGTGGGCGGTATTGCGTTCCTGGCGCCGCCTTACAGCCCCAACGATAAGCCCGCCGATGAGGAACAAACGTTCGAACTGTTCGACGACCAGGTCAGCGCGCTTGCTCCGCCCACCGGCGACGGCCAATACATGGCCCTGCGTTTCGACCAGGCCCTGCGCGGGCTCAAGGTCGGCGCACCGGTGGAGTTCCTCGGCATCGAGTTCGGCAAAGTGGTGTCGGTCAACCTGGACTTCGATGCCAAAAAGCGCAGCTTCCCACTCAACGTCGGCATCGTCATCTATCCCCAGTTGCTCGGACAGGCCCATACCAAGCTGCTCAAGACCATGAACAACGATCCCAAGGATGAAGCCGCCGGCGTACGCCTGATCGGCTCGTTCATCGAGAACGGTCTGCGGGCCCAGGCGCGCAGCGGCAACCTGCTGACCGGCCAGTTGTACATCGCCCTGGACTTCTACCCCAAAGCCGACAAGGTCACCTTCGACCCCACCCTGCGCCCGGTCAGCATCCCGACCATTCCCGGTAACCTGGAACAACTGCAGGAAAAACTCGAAAGCATCGTCAACAAGATCAATCAACTGCCGATCGAACGCATCGCCGGCAACCTCGACAGCAATCTCGTCGAGTTGCGCAAAGGCCTCACCCAGTTCAACGCCAAGACCCTGCCCGGCGTACAGACGACCTTGGCCGACGTCAGCAAGACGTTGCAATCGGCCAACGCGACCCTCGCCGAAGACTCACCGCAGCGCGAGCAACTGACCCAGACCCTGGATGAGCTGGGCCGCATGTCCCGCTCGTTGCGCGAGCTGTCGGACTACCTGGGCCGTCACCCGGAATCGCTGATTCGCGGTCGCCCCGACAACGCCGCGCCCCTGAACCTGCAAGGGCCACCGCGCAAATGA
- a CDS encoding paraquat-inducible protein A — protein MANHLIICEHCDCVYRKVALARHQKAVCVRCAGVLQRYNGLTLQQRLALTLTAAVLWAFANFYPVMTISLQGLKNSATLWDSVVALSLGPITFIALVAAISIIIAPVFQLLLLIWVLSFALAGQRSPAFRLCMRWLEALRPWSMLEVCLLGAMVAVFKLAGMLDVIPGTGLFALAVLSLLLIRIAGRDVRDLWDVV, from the coding sequence ATGGCGAACCACTTGATCATCTGCGAGCACTGCGACTGCGTGTACCGCAAAGTCGCGCTCGCCCGGCATCAAAAAGCCGTGTGCGTGCGCTGTGCAGGCGTGTTGCAGCGCTACAACGGCCTGACCCTGCAACAGCGCCTCGCCTTGACGCTGACCGCCGCGGTGCTATGGGCTTTCGCTAACTTCTATCCGGTGATGACGATCAGCCTGCAGGGCCTGAAAAACAGCGCCACGCTGTGGGACTCAGTGGTGGCCCTGAGCCTGGGGCCAATCACCTTTATCGCCTTGGTGGCCGCGATCTCCATCATCATCGCGCCGGTTTTCCAGTTGTTACTGCTGATATGGGTGTTGAGTTTCGCCTTGGCCGGCCAGCGTTCGCCGGCGTTCAGGCTATGCATGCGCTGGCTCGAAGCACTGCGGCCGTGGAGCATGCTCGAGGTGTGCCTGCTCGGGGCGATGGTGGCGGTGTTCAAGTTGGCCGGCATGCTCGATGTCATTCCCGGCACCGGCCTGTTTGCGCTGGCCGTGCTGAGCCTGTTGCTGATCCGTATCGCCGGGCGCGATGTGCGTGACCTGTGGGACGTTGTGTGA